The Denticeps clupeoides chromosome 4, fDenClu1.1, whole genome shotgun sequence genome segment TGGCCCTCACAGTCGAGTTTTTCTTCTCCACTTAAACAGACAGGCCTTCGGTTATTGTTGCCTTAAACCGGGTCAATCCACATCAGTGGGTCCTGCACAGGATGAAGGACGGGATCAGAGTGGGGGGACTGGACCTGTCTCGTCTGTCGGGTCTCACCTGCTCGTGGTAGGACCCCTGAGGAGGGACAGGACATGGGAGGCTCTCATGGCTCTGGGGCTGGCGAGGACAGGCTCTCTCAGGGCACCGCACAGCTCCTCAAATCCAATAGCTGGCTTCTCTGAGAGGTGCAGTCTGTGGAGTTAGAGGTTATGCTTTTACTTGTCCTCAGACATTCTCCTGGAAGCAGAGTTGGTGGAAACATAAAATGTAGAATGCTTCGGTGCATCATGTGTGTGTAGGTCTCACTGCACCTGAGAAGCAGATGTCTGAACTGCTTCATTGTGATTTGTctccccaggaacttggtgaGAACCACCAGCAATACATCCCTGAGGCAGAAGACAATGTATGGCAACAAGTTTGTATAGCGGGGCGTACAGTACTGAGCGCAAATTTTCAGAATGGTGGAACTTCTTTTAAGCCACTCAAACAATAATTACTGAAAGTGGAAGATGCAGTAATTTCATTAGATCTGAGAAACTGTTGATATCTAGAAATCTAGGccaactaatgaatgatctcctttGAGCAAAActctacagatggaaaacaatattaTATTGCTGCTCAAAGAACAATCTGATAACACATAATATCTTTGATTAATGACAAATGATGAAAACAGTCATAAACAGTGTTGTTTTATCCACTGTGTTGCTGCACAGTACTTTATTTTAATGGCAGTGTGTAGTTACGGTCTCTGTACCTGCTGACGACGGCTTTGCCCTCTGGGTTGTTGTTCTTGAAGATGCCCATTAAGGCGAGGGATCCTGCAGATTGTGTCTTCTTCCTCAACTCATGCTCTAACTGTTGAGAGTAAAATACGAGAAAGATACGCTGTGTCTGATAAACAGGAAATGCAACACAATGGGAGGATTTCGTATTGTTTAGTCACTATAGGTTTAATAAGTCCTACAATGGCAGGGCGTTTCTGTTGTTGTTATCCTGCAGAAAAAGCATATAGTGGAGGAAAAATGCTCACTGAAATCTACTGAAACAGTCATATGCATATGGCCActgagattttttaaaattatacaaaGTAGCCGAGGGGGTAACACACAAGAGCCATGaaaccagaagaacacaaagtcacaggttcaaacccactaccactgtgtccccgcAACTATTTATTTTAAGTGACGTTGGATGAGGCCATCGACTAAAATAGCATGAATGTAAATGCGACTACATAAACATAGTCACACatctcatttaaaacatttaaaacaagcacatgcatgtgtgtgtgcagggagaGGTTTTAGTGAAGGGTCCACCGCCGATCTGTGACTGGCAGCATGGCAGAGTCTCGTGACTGGGAGGGGATCGGAGTGGAGTCTGGCCTTCAGAAGGCTGGGTGGGAGCTGGAGGAGGGGTAAAGCTGGCCAGACACAGCGATGCAGAGGCACCTGCGGGGCCCggctgcaccccccccccccccccccccccccccgccagaGTTCAGTGGGGCTAATCCCAGCACCCCTGCACATGCAGGGCCAGGAGACCACTGGGTTCTCTCACTCTTCgtgatgttttaaataaaaagtgggACAAGGAAATGAAATAATGCGAGAAAATATGGTGCGTCTGAATGAATCTGgatggaggaggggtggagaaAATACCTGCTCCACTTTTATTCTCAGCTGAGCTCCATAGCAGGAGGACGATGCGACGATGCTGCTCCCAGCCCGACTCTTGGGTGTTTTCTTTTGTCCTGATAAAATACATATGCTTTTTCATGACTATTTCAGCAAAACATTCTAGAGCTGCAACTTCACTactgttgaaatattttaatattttcagaAACACACTAAGGCTGCAATTGATACAAGCACAtcagacagaaaaatacaaatacatggTCAAATAAAAAAGATCGTTAGATGAATAAGTAAacacattaattaaataaaataacaaaacaacaataattaaaaaaaatgccgtgttcttatatattattattatatgcattacaaaaccattttttgtgtgttttatatacaatatatgaaGGCGTTACCATCCATAAGACTTTGCCGCGAATCACCTGTCTGATAAATCTGGTATATTTTTGTGCGCGTTTGTTTGTGTGAAGAGCGCCATCACGCGGCGCGGGAAGGAAGCGCTTCTCATGCGTCTTCAGCGTCACTGATAAGACCTTTTACACCGTTTGCCTTTCGTGACGGGGCACCTGGTTCCCCTGTGAAAAAAATGCTGATCACCACGGTTTCGGTGTTCTGGTCTGTGCTGTTCCTTGACCGGGAAACGTGGGACGGTAACCGTGCCGCTGTTTGTGGTGCTGAAACGTGACACGGAGACGGGTGGCAGTGGCATAGTGTGCAACAGGtttcccgggttcaaaccccacttactcccattgtgcgccggagcaagacactacaccagggggactgtccctgtcactactgactgtaccaggggcgtctggtaaatgccgtactTGTAAAAGTAATGATACAGTAAACTGAACCGACATATGTTCTACTGTAAACGCGGGACGCGCACGCCCCGCCCACACATCCCCCTGATTGGCCCGTCGCGGAAATGCCTGGCgggaaataaagtaaaaacCTGACTCGAATCCGAGCGTTTAAAGAACGAGCTGGTGGACTGGCGCTCACCGAAGACGGGCAGGGTCGTGGTGCTGGGGTCCGGGGCCGAGACCACCTGCGCGCAGCTGCCGCCGTCTGGAGGGGAACGTCGGAAGCTTCTCGAAGACGCGCCGCCGAGTCCGGGGTGGAAGCTCTCCCGCCCGGCTGGGCTGTAGGTGGAGCGGCCCAGCAGTGACAGGGTCTCGGGGTCCCCCAGTTTGGCTGAGGGGTGCTGAATCGCCGGAAGTCGCAGCGAAGCCCTCGAGGTCACCCTGTCCGCCATATAAACGACTTTTGCAAAttaagttaacaaaaaaaaaaaaaaaaaaaactcacacagaAGAAGCATCGACTTCAGCGCGCCAGAAGTGTTATATCTGTTACAGCCGCGGCGCTCTCCGGGCCACCGACCGCAGGTCACTGTGTAGCAGCACAGACGCCGGGTTGCCACCGACGACGGGGAGGCCGGCCAGCTCGGACCGGCCACGTAGCAGACGCCAGtctcttttattcacttgttTTTACTTTATTGGTCTGCGATGGCTCGTGACGTCATGCAAAACTTAATTGGACTCATTGGAACGACCTGGGTTTGCGtaattataatatattgcacacacacacacacacacacacattaaatggGAGTCTGTTTGGTGGGTTGCTATGCTGATCTCAACACAAAAAGCGGCCAGAGTGAGAGATATCTCACAAACAAATGCGCGAAATTCACCGACACCTTGTTTTCCGTCGTTACGGTGACGCGCATTCAGAGGGGTACAGTATCCATGCCGCCGTTCGCTTCTTCCGCATCCTTCTCGAATGTCGCAGAAATCGCTGCACACTCATTCTGGCAGCTGTTTGTGTTGAGATCAGCATAGCAACCCACCGAACAagcttaatgtgtgtgtgcgtgcaataTATTGTAATTACGCAAACCCAGGTCGTTCCAATGAGTCCAATTACGTTTTGCATGACGTTAcgagacaataataataataatataataataataatatatacattaatataaatatatacaaaatgttCACTCATCACTTCAGTAATGAGACATACGCCCAGGTCTGCCATGTTGACTCCTGCTgaaacaaatatacatatacctacacacaccataaaaagaaattaattcatGCCAGCCTTTTAATTTATTCTTCATTGTAAATTCAGCCTGTTATTTCTCTATATTTTTGGGTGCAAATATAATCGAATCGAACTTGATAttttcaagcatgcagataAAAATGGTCTCATTATATCTGCTTTTAAGAACTTAAAAGAACTTAAAAACGTTAACGCGCTCCTCGCACGCGTCCTCTTTCGTCTAAAAAACCTAGAAATTAATATTTCTACACGGTTCTAAAACAGTGATACAAAGTTCAGGGAGAAACGTTGAATTTGTCCTTTAAATGCCCCCCATGTGCCCGCAAAATACCCCGGGTGGAACATGGCGCACGGGTTGAACCCTAACCCGGGATATTTATTCAGCCTCGGCGCCCGGTTCGATCCCCGGGCGGCCCGTCACTTCCACTTCTCGCGATACGCAGACGCCGTATATTAGGGGGCCGCGAGAGGTCCTGGTCCACTTGGAGGGGCGCTGGGTTTCCCTGAGGGTCCTTCGGTGGAGACTCGACCTTTTTAGACCAGAAGACACCTGCAGACATGTCGGACGCCGTCGTCAGCTTCTTGAAGGATTTTATGGCGGGTGGCATCGCCGCCGCCATCTCCAAAACCGCGGTGGCCCCCATCGAGAGAGTCAAACTTCTGCTGCAGGTACCACGACGCCTCCGCTCACTGTCCAGggtgctgttttcttttttatgttttatttctcGCGTCGCCACGCAAGGTAATAAAGCGGCGTGTTTGCAGAAAGCGGTGTGGAGTTTGGGCCTAAAAATAGCCGTGGGCGCGCAACTCAATACTCCGAGGCCCGCGTGCGAGGCGTAGCGCCATGTCTGGCGCGATGACGTCACCCGACGTGCGCTCTTCCGTTTGGAGGCATCTGTGTTGTGTAGGCCGCTCTTTTCTTTTAACGCGTTTCTTCACGCCACAGGTCCAGCACGCCAGCAAACAAATCACAGCCGAGATGCAGTACAAGGGCATCATGGACTGCGTGGTCAGGATCCCCAAGGAGCAGGGCTTCATCTCCTTCTGGAGGGGCAACTTGGCCAATGTGATCAGATACTTCCCCACCCAAGCCCTCAACTTTGCCTTCAAAGACAAGTACAAGAAGATCTTCCTGGGAGGCGTGGACCAGAAGAAGCAGTTCTGGCGCTACTTCGCCGGTAACCTGGCGTCTGGCGGCGCCGCTGGTGCCACTTCCCTCTGCTTCGTTTACCCTCTGGACTTTGCCAGAACCAGGCTTGCTGCTGATATCGGCAAAGGCGCGGCCGAGAGGGAGTTCACGGGCCTGGGTCACTGCATTGCCAAGATCTTCAAGTCCGATGGGCTCAAAGGTCTTTACCTGGGATTCAACGTGTCGGTCCAGGGTATCATCATTTACAGAGCTGCCTACTTTGGCTGCTTTGACACTGCTAAAGGTAAGAGTCCCTCCGTGTGAAGCAGTGAGTGCGGACCCAGCTTACGTAACGTTTTACGAACTCCTGTCCCGCAGGCATGCTGCCAGATCCGAAGAACACCCACATTATCGTCAGCTGGATGATCGCACAGACCGTCACCGCAGTGGCCGGCCTCATTTCATACCCGTTCGACACGGTCAGGCGTCGCATGATGATGCAGTCTGGACGCAAAGGAGGGTAATTCGGCTCCAGGAGGAGCCACGCGTCCTCACCGGCACGCTGCCCAGCGCCACAGTGTCTCATGGACGTAATATGAGGTTGTTTATTActgttctgatttttttttttctcctacagCTGACATCATGTACAAGGGCACAATTGACTGCTGGAGGAAGATTATCAAGGATGAGGGTTCCAGGGCCTTCTTCAAGGGCGCTTGGTCTAACGTGCTCAGGGGCATGGGTGGCGCTTTCGTCCTGGTCTTGTATGATGAAATCAAGAAGTACACATAAACATTCTTCATCGCCTCCCACCAAAGGAAACCCTTAAAAATGTCTTAACGATGCCACAGCAGAGTGTCTCCATCTGGTTGAAGTGGTGgggaagatgtgtgtgttttttttgttgtccagATTTCAGTGATTACAGAAGGTTTTTGGGACACGCCCACATGGTACCAAAAGCAACAAGCCCCTCCTAGTcctcaatgtaaatatatatgctgCCCATATGCTAGTTTCACAAAGTATATTCGACTCCCAGGATGCCTGGAGATCTACAGGACTGCATGTGGACTCTTACTCTCTTCCCATGTCCATTTGTTTCATAAAATCCTGCTGAAAGATTCATTTTCTTTCGTCCCCGTACTGCGAGTCGGTGTACAGAAGGCCAACCATTCTTGGGGTGGATCCCACCAGATATAAGaccatttattaaacataaaacaaggaattcttactttttttgcagtcttttttttttaagaggacAGTGCAAGCACACCTCTTTACAAGTCCATCGTTTAACCTTCACCATTGCTGGTGGCACCGTTGGCTTAATcatgatttaatttattttgtgcgCTGATAGGAGAAACAAGTTTTGAGTTTATGTGATGTGAGCAGTCCTTAACTCCTGCCTGGCACCCATGAGGGGTCAGAGTATGACAGAGGTGACAGGTGGGGACATTGTGAGATAAAAAAACATGGGAGGAGGCAAACAAAGTACGTTTATTCATAAACTGACAATAGCACTGtataaaatatagatttgtCTTCGTTTACTTAATtccaaatatctttttttttttatttattcataattgtaTTATACACATACGACACCGCTGAACACAGGAAGCCACTATATGTAAAGCTGAACATGGAAGAAGCTAAACTCAACAAGCAGATAGGAATGGTGTTCATGCACAAATGAAGCATCTCTGTTTGTTGAACAGGGAATGAAGGCCATTGAATGCAACTTTATGATGATACACCACTGACACATTTAGTGCCACTCTGTCTCTTGGGCCAGCATTTAGTGGGGCAATTCCACCGAGCTGACTCGTACTATGAAACATCTTCATGTCATTTCATGGTTTAACAACATATTTGAAGCTCCAAATGGAATAACAGAAGTATTTAGGcctttttcatatttctcagAGAATGGCACGCTCACTCGTGGGCATGATCTAAGACCAGGCAGGCCGAGGTGCCGAGGCTCTGCTGAGTTTGGTAGGGGCAGGAGTGGAGCAGGCTGGTCTGCTGCGGTGGCTAGATGTGCTGCAGGGTCTGGAGCTTTTGCCTGTAAGCAGAGAGAGGTGTCAGAAATCCTTCGTCAGACgtcccccccatacacacacaaaaacaacacaaattcaCACTCCCCACGAGACAAACCAAAATGTTGAGGTcgcctacagtacaggccataagtttggacacaccttctcattcaatgtgttttctttattttcatgaccatttacattggtagattctcactgaaggcatcaaaactatgaatg includes the following:
- the slc25a4 gene encoding ADP/ATP translocase 1, whose protein sequence is MSDAVVSFLKDFMAGGIAAAISKTAVAPIERVKLLLQVQHASKQITAEMQYKGIMDCVVRIPKEQGFISFWRGNLANVIRYFPTQALNFAFKDKYKKIFLGGVDQKKQFWRYFAGNLASGGAAGATSLCFVYPLDFARTRLAADIGKGAAEREFTGLGHCIAKIFKSDGLKGLYLGFNVSVQGIIIYRAAYFGCFDTAKGMLPDPKNTHIIVSWMIAQTVTAVAGLISYPFDTVRRRMMMQSGRKGADIMYKGTIDCWRKIIKDEGSRAFFKGAWSNVLRGMGGAFVLVLYDEIKKYT